The proteins below come from a single Denticeps clupeoides chromosome 15, fDenClu1.1, whole genome shotgun sequence genomic window:
- the mybpc1 gene encoding myosin-binding protein C, slow-type isoform X6, which yields MPEPTKKDEGQLEESLGPDNSDALPTPEITLEVSPPQDKDDDATTSTPSPPPPSEEGNTPKKLSIDLPNDSVPESAMGRKDSVWSLGEGQLPEDIDKQIETPPLSTLLIEKPLGGSITVGGDITFIAKVEAKDLLRKPSIKWFKGKWMDLASKTGKHLQLKESFDRFTKIHTFEMHIIKAKENYAGNYRCEVTYKDKFDSCSFDLEVKDVPEQTSQAIDIRSAFKRSSEGQEDAGELDFSGLLKHRNTREPKQEETPEVDVWEILKNARPDEYEKIAFTYGITDLRGLLKRLKKTKKEEKKSEAFAKKLETAYQVDKGGKIRFIVDMADPTVELKWYKNGQEIRPTPNNRKYIFEHKGTQRIMVINNCQINDDAAYSVVAGDEKSTTELFVKELPINIVKELEPVKTTVNERIELECEVSEEGAKVKWLKNGVEVPTGVRSRYRVKSEGTKHWLIIDDAIKEDTGTYSLMATGGTTEAHVQVDLKPLKIIQDLENVTVMLGQPLKLHCEIYPGNVPGRWYLNGKLIQASDRINILHRAKNHRLEAESSTIHDAGDYTFVPEGYSQSLCAKVHVIDPPRVHLDALNCPDNTVTIVAGNKLRLEIPISGEPAPRVVWMKGERVILDTGSRVRAETFADHTCLTIDVTEREDTGNYKIVLQNEAGEDTASIKIKVVDIPDPPQAPLVPAVGGDWCTMTWDPPHYDGGSPILGYFIERKKKQSSRWMRLNFDLCKETTFEPKKMIEGVPYEVRVFAVNAIGVSKPCEPSKPFIPLAVTSEPTNLIVDDVTDTTVTMKWRPPDTIGAAGLDGYQVEYCFEGTDEWIVSNTEITEKTKYTITGLPPETKILVRVKAINKAGPSPPRTTQHSILVKEVIEPPKIRIPRHLKQTYIRKVGEVVNLVVPFMGKPRPKVSWLKNGEPIEASQVSIRNTDCDSIIFIRRAERKHSGKYEMAVQVEKHVDTALLDIQIVDLPGPPQCVKIEEIWGENVALDWSPPKDNGNAPISGYTIQKADKKTMEWYTCVEHYHRTCVTVTELVVGNEYFFRVFAENMCGLSESATVTKDSALIVKQGLQLKNPEYIDYDFTEPPKFTQPLVDTFAIAGYNATLNCSVRANPRPKVIWMKNKIMIIDDPRYRMFSNQGVCTLEIRKPSPFDGGVYTCKAINDLGEAQVECKLEVKVPVQE from the exons ATGCCTGAACCCACCAAGAAAG ATGAAGGCCAACTTGAAG AGAGTCTTGGTCCAGACAATTCAGATGCCCTACCCACACCTGAGATCACTCTCGAGGTGTCTCCACCCCAAG ATAAAGATGATGATGCAACCACCAGCACCCCATCACCTCCTCCCCCTTCAG AAGAAGGCAATACACCCAAGAAACTGTCTATTGATCTTCCTA ATGATAGCGTGCCTGAGTCAGCTATGGGGAGGAAAGACTCAG TGTGGTCCCTGGGGGAGGGGCAACTTCCCGAAGACATAGACAAGCAGATTGAGACCCCTCCTCTCTCCACCCTTCTAATTGAGAAGCCCCTGGGCGGATCTATTACCGTGG GTGGAGATATCACCTTCATTGCCAAGGTGGAGGCCAAAGATCTTCTACGAAAACCCAGCATTAAGTGGTTCAAAGGAAAATGGATGGATTTGGCCAGCAAGACTGGGAAGCACTTGCAGCTGAAAGAGTCCTTTGACCGTTTCACAAAG ATCCACACTTTTGAGATGCACATCATTAAGGCCAAGGAAAACTATGCAGGGAACTACAGGTGTGAGGTCACTTACAAGGACAAATTTGACAGCTGTTCTTTTGATCTTGAAGTGAAAG ATGTGCCTGAGCAGACCTCTCAGGCTATTGATATTCGTTCTGCATTTAAAAGAAG CAGCGAAGGCCAGGAAGATGCGGGCGAGCTTGACTTTAGTGGGCTGCTAAAACATAG AAATACCAG GGAGCCCAAGCAGGAAGAGACCCCAGAAGTGGATGTCTGGGAAATCCTTAAAAATGCCCGTCCAGATGAGTATGAAAAAATTGCCTTCACCTACGGTATCACAGACCTCCGAGGGCTTCTGAAGAGACTGAAGAAGACCAagaaggaagagaagaagagtgaAG CGTTTGCCAAGAAACTGGAAACTGCATATCAGGTGGACAAAGGTGGGAAAATACGCTTTATAGTTGACATGGCAGACCCCACTGTGGAGCTCAAATGGTACAAGAATGGACAAGAGATCCGACCCACTccaaa CAATCGGAA GTATATCTTTGAACACAAAGGGACCCAAAGAATTATGGTCATCAACAACTGCCAAATAAACGATGATGCTGCGTATTCAGTAGTTGCAGGGGATGAGAAAAGCACCACAGAGCTGTTTGTGAAAG AATTACCTATAAATATTGTCAAAGAGTTGGAGCCAGTAAAGACCACAGTGAATGAGCGCATTGAGCTGGAGTGTGAGGTCTCGGAGGAAGGAGCTAAAGTGAAATG GTTAAAGAATGGTGTTGAGGTCCCGACAGGAGTGAGATCACGTTACAGGGTGAAGAGTGAAGGCACTAAACACTGGCTCATCATTGATGATGCCATTAAGGAGGATACAGGCACTTACTCTCTGATGGCTACTGGGGGAACGACTGAGGCCCATGTCCAAGTTGACT TAAAGCCCCTCAAGATCATTCAGGACCTTGAGAATGTGACTGTCATGCTGGGTCAGCCACTCAAGTTGCACTGTGAGATCTACCCAGGGAATGTTCCAGGCCGCTGGTATCTTAACGGAAAGCTGATTCAAGCCAGTGACCGCATCAATATCTTGCACCGAGCTAA AAACCACAGACTAGAGGCTGAGAGTTCCACTATTCATGATGCTGGAGATTACACATTTGTTCCAGAAGGATACTCCCAAAGCCTGTGTGCCAAAGTCCACGTaattg ATCCACCCAGGGTTCATCTGGATGCCTTGAATTGTCCTGACAACACAGTGACTATTGTGGCAGGAAATAAACTTCGCCTGGAGATCCCTATCAGTGGAGAGCCGGCACCCAGAGTCGTGTGGATGAAAGGAGAGAGG gtAATCCTGGATACTGGAAGCCGCGTAAGGGCAGAGACGTTTGCTGATCACACCTGCCTCACCATTGATGTAACAGAAAGAGAGGACACTGGCAACTATAAGATTGTTCTGCAGAATGAAGCTGGAGAGGACACAGCCAGCATCAAGATCAAAGTCGTTG ACATCCCTGACCCTCCACAAGCTCCACTGGTCCCTGCAGTGGGAGGAGACTGGTGCACCATGACATGGGACCCTCCGCATTATGACGGAGGCTCTCCGATTCTTG GGTACTTCattgagagaaagaaaaagcagaGCTCTCGGTGGATGAggctgaactttgacctctgcaaaGAAACCACCTTTGAGCCTAAGAAGATGATTGAGGGAGTTCCTTATGAGGTGCGGGTGTTTGCTGTGAATGCCATTGGCGTTTCAAAACCCTGTGAGCCCTCCAAACCCTTCATCCCCTTGG CTGTTACAAGTGAACCAACTAATCTTATCGTGGATGACGTCACTGATACCACAGTGACAATGAAGTGGCGTCCTCCTGACACTATCGGAGCCGCAGGACTGGATGGCTATCAAGTGGAGTACTGCTTTGAAGGAA CGGATGAGTGGATAGTGTCCAATACAGAGATAACAGAGAAGACCAAATATACCATCACTGGTCTGCCCCCAGAGACCAAGATCCTTGTGAGGGTGAAGGCCATCAATAAAGCTGGACCCAGTCCACCACGCACCACCCAACACTCCATTCTAGTTAAGGAGGTCATTG AGCCTCCAAAGATTCGCATCCCACGGCACTTGAAGCAGACCTATATTCGTAAAGTTGGGGAGGTTGTCAATCTTGTGGTGCCCTTCATg GGGAAGCCGAGGCCGAAGGTCAGCTGGCTGAAAAACGGGGAGCCTATTGAAGCCTCGCAGGTCAGCATCCGCAACACAGACTGCGACAGCATCATCTTCATCCGCAGGGCCGAGCGCAAACACTCCGGCAAGTACGAGATGGCAGTACAGGTGGAGAAGCATGTGGACACCGCTCTTTTGGATATCCAGATAGTCG ATCTGCCTGGGCCTCCGCAGTGTGTTAAGATCGAGGAGATTTGGGGGGAGAATGTTGCCCTCGACTGGTCGCCACCGAAGGACAATGGCAACGCTCCCATTTCAGGCTACACTATCCAGAAAGCAGACAAAAAGACTATG GAGTGGTACACTTGCGTGGAGCACTACCATCGCACCTGCGTCACCGTCACAGAGCTGGTGGTGGGGAACGAGTACTTCTTCCGGGTCTTTGCTGAGAACATGTGTGGACTGAGCGAGAGCGCCACGGTGACCAAAGACAGCGCCCTCATCGTCAAGCAAG GCCTCCAGCTGAAGAACCCTGAGTACATCGACTATGACTTCACAGAGCCACCCAAGTTCACTCAGCCGCTTGTTGACACCTTTGCCATTGCCGGCTACAATGCCACACTCAACTGCAGCGTGCGTGCCAACCCACGG
- the mybpc1 gene encoding myosin-binding protein C, slow-type isoform X2 yields the protein MPEPTKKDEGQLEESLGPDNSDALPTPEITLEVSPPQDKDDDATTSTPSPPPPSEGNTPKKLSIDLPNDSVPESAMGRKDSVWSLGEGQLPEDIDKQIETPPLSTLLIEKPLGGSITVGGDITFIAKVEAKDLLRKPSIKWFKGKWMDLASKTGKHLQLKESFDRFTKIHTFEMHIIKAKENYAGNYRCEVTYKDKFDSCSFDLEVKDVPEQTSQAIDIRSAFKRSSEGQEDAGELDFSGLLKHRNTREPKQEETPEVDVWEILKNARPDEYEKIAFTYGITDLRGLLKRLKKTKKEEKKSEAFAKKLETAYQVDKGGKIRFIVDMADPTVELKWYKNGQEIRPTPNNRKYIFEHKGTQRIMVINNCQINDDAAYSVVAGDEKSTTELFVKELPINIVKELEPVKTTVNERIELECEVSEEGAKVKWLKNGVEVPTGVRSRYRVKSEGTKHWLIIDDAIKEDTGTYSLMATGGTTEAHVQVDLKPLKIIQDLENVTVMLGQPLKLHCEIYPGNVPGRWYLNGKLIQASDRINILHRAKNHRLEAESSTIHDAGDYTFVPEGYSQSLCAKVHVIDPPRVHLDALNCPDNTVTIVAGNKLRLEIPISGEPAPRVVWMKGERVILDTGSRVRAETFADHTCLTIDVTEREDTGNYKIVLQNEAGEDTASIKIKVVDIPDPPQAPLVPAVGGDWCTMTWDPPHYDGGSPILGYFIERKKKQSSRWMRLNFDLCKETTFEPKKMIEGVPYEVRVFAVNAIGVSKPCEPSKPFIPLAVTSEPTNLIVDDVTDTTVTMKWRPPDTIGAAGLDGYQVEYCFEGTDEWIVSNTEITEKTKYTITGLPPETKILVRVKAINKAGPSPPRTTQHSILVKEVIEPPKIRIPRHLKQTYIRKVGEVVNLVVPFMGKPRPKVSWLKNGEPIEASQVSIRNTDCDSIIFIRRAERKHSGKYEMAVQVEKHVDTALLDIQIVDLPGPPQCVKIEEIWGENVALDWSPPKDNGNAPISGYTIQKADKKTMEWYTCVEHYHRTCVTVTELVVGNEYFFRVFAENMCGLSESATVTKDSALIVKQGLQLKNPEYIDYDFTEPPKFTQPLVDTFAIAGYNATLNCSVRANPRPKVIWMKNKIMIIDDPRYRMFSNQGVCTLEIRKPSPFDGGVYTCKAINDLGEAQVECKLEVKGGFTFCELMKRGVPLHLIDKYMNETKSLDSEKKGSD from the exons ATGCCTGAACCCACCAAGAAAG ATGAAGGCCAACTTGAAG AGAGTCTTGGTCCAGACAATTCAGATGCCCTACCCACACCTGAGATCACTCTCGAGGTGTCTCCACCCCAAG ATAAAGATGATGATGCAACCACCAGCACCCCATCACCTCCTCCCCCTTCAG AAGGCAATACACCCAAGAAACTGTCTATTGATCTTCCTA ATGATAGCGTGCCTGAGTCAGCTATGGGGAGGAAAGACTCAG TGTGGTCCCTGGGGGAGGGGCAACTTCCCGAAGACATAGACAAGCAGATTGAGACCCCTCCTCTCTCCACCCTTCTAATTGAGAAGCCCCTGGGCGGATCTATTACCGTGG GTGGAGATATCACCTTCATTGCCAAGGTGGAGGCCAAAGATCTTCTACGAAAACCCAGCATTAAGTGGTTCAAAGGAAAATGGATGGATTTGGCCAGCAAGACTGGGAAGCACTTGCAGCTGAAAGAGTCCTTTGACCGTTTCACAAAG ATCCACACTTTTGAGATGCACATCATTAAGGCCAAGGAAAACTATGCAGGGAACTACAGGTGTGAGGTCACTTACAAGGACAAATTTGACAGCTGTTCTTTTGATCTTGAAGTGAAAG ATGTGCCTGAGCAGACCTCTCAGGCTATTGATATTCGTTCTGCATTTAAAAGAAG CAGCGAAGGCCAGGAAGATGCGGGCGAGCTTGACTTTAGTGGGCTGCTAAAACATAG AAATACCAG GGAGCCCAAGCAGGAAGAGACCCCAGAAGTGGATGTCTGGGAAATCCTTAAAAATGCCCGTCCAGATGAGTATGAAAAAATTGCCTTCACCTACGGTATCACAGACCTCCGAGGGCTTCTGAAGAGACTGAAGAAGACCAagaaggaagagaagaagagtgaAG CGTTTGCCAAGAAACTGGAAACTGCATATCAGGTGGACAAAGGTGGGAAAATACGCTTTATAGTTGACATGGCAGACCCCACTGTGGAGCTCAAATGGTACAAGAATGGACAAGAGATCCGACCCACTccaaa CAATCGGAA GTATATCTTTGAACACAAAGGGACCCAAAGAATTATGGTCATCAACAACTGCCAAATAAACGATGATGCTGCGTATTCAGTAGTTGCAGGGGATGAGAAAAGCACCACAGAGCTGTTTGTGAAAG AATTACCTATAAATATTGTCAAAGAGTTGGAGCCAGTAAAGACCACAGTGAATGAGCGCATTGAGCTGGAGTGTGAGGTCTCGGAGGAAGGAGCTAAAGTGAAATG GTTAAAGAATGGTGTTGAGGTCCCGACAGGAGTGAGATCACGTTACAGGGTGAAGAGTGAAGGCACTAAACACTGGCTCATCATTGATGATGCCATTAAGGAGGATACAGGCACTTACTCTCTGATGGCTACTGGGGGAACGACTGAGGCCCATGTCCAAGTTGACT TAAAGCCCCTCAAGATCATTCAGGACCTTGAGAATGTGACTGTCATGCTGGGTCAGCCACTCAAGTTGCACTGTGAGATCTACCCAGGGAATGTTCCAGGCCGCTGGTATCTTAACGGAAAGCTGATTCAAGCCAGTGACCGCATCAATATCTTGCACCGAGCTAA AAACCACAGACTAGAGGCTGAGAGTTCCACTATTCATGATGCTGGAGATTACACATTTGTTCCAGAAGGATACTCCCAAAGCCTGTGTGCCAAAGTCCACGTaattg ATCCACCCAGGGTTCATCTGGATGCCTTGAATTGTCCTGACAACACAGTGACTATTGTGGCAGGAAATAAACTTCGCCTGGAGATCCCTATCAGTGGAGAGCCGGCACCCAGAGTCGTGTGGATGAAAGGAGAGAGG gtAATCCTGGATACTGGAAGCCGCGTAAGGGCAGAGACGTTTGCTGATCACACCTGCCTCACCATTGATGTAACAGAAAGAGAGGACACTGGCAACTATAAGATTGTTCTGCAGAATGAAGCTGGAGAGGACACAGCCAGCATCAAGATCAAAGTCGTTG ACATCCCTGACCCTCCACAAGCTCCACTGGTCCCTGCAGTGGGAGGAGACTGGTGCACCATGACATGGGACCCTCCGCATTATGACGGAGGCTCTCCGATTCTTG GGTACTTCattgagagaaagaaaaagcagaGCTCTCGGTGGATGAggctgaactttgacctctgcaaaGAAACCACCTTTGAGCCTAAGAAGATGATTGAGGGAGTTCCTTATGAGGTGCGGGTGTTTGCTGTGAATGCCATTGGCGTTTCAAAACCCTGTGAGCCCTCCAAACCCTTCATCCCCTTGG CTGTTACAAGTGAACCAACTAATCTTATCGTGGATGACGTCACTGATACCACAGTGACAATGAAGTGGCGTCCTCCTGACACTATCGGAGCCGCAGGACTGGATGGCTATCAAGTGGAGTACTGCTTTGAAGGAA CGGATGAGTGGATAGTGTCCAATACAGAGATAACAGAGAAGACCAAATATACCATCACTGGTCTGCCCCCAGAGACCAAGATCCTTGTGAGGGTGAAGGCCATCAATAAAGCTGGACCCAGTCCACCACGCACCACCCAACACTCCATTCTAGTTAAGGAGGTCATTG AGCCTCCAAAGATTCGCATCCCACGGCACTTGAAGCAGACCTATATTCGTAAAGTTGGGGAGGTTGTCAATCTTGTGGTGCCCTTCATg GGGAAGCCGAGGCCGAAGGTCAGCTGGCTGAAAAACGGGGAGCCTATTGAAGCCTCGCAGGTCAGCATCCGCAACACAGACTGCGACAGCATCATCTTCATCCGCAGGGCCGAGCGCAAACACTCCGGCAAGTACGAGATGGCAGTACAGGTGGAGAAGCATGTGGACACCGCTCTTTTGGATATCCAGATAGTCG ATCTGCCTGGGCCTCCGCAGTGTGTTAAGATCGAGGAGATTTGGGGGGAGAATGTTGCCCTCGACTGGTCGCCACCGAAGGACAATGGCAACGCTCCCATTTCAGGCTACACTATCCAGAAAGCAGACAAAAAGACTATG GAGTGGTACACTTGCGTGGAGCACTACCATCGCACCTGCGTCACCGTCACAGAGCTGGTGGTGGGGAACGAGTACTTCTTCCGGGTCTTTGCTGAGAACATGTGTGGACTGAGCGAGAGCGCCACGGTGACCAAAGACAGCGCCCTCATCGTCAAGCAAG GCCTCCAGCTGAAGAACCCTGAGTACATCGACTATGACTTCACAGAGCCACCCAAGTTCACTCAGCCGCTTGTTGACACCTTTGCCATTGCCGGCTACAATGCCACACTCAACTGCAGCGTGCGTGCCAACCCACGG